The following coding sequences are from one Humulus lupulus chromosome X, drHumLupu1.1, whole genome shotgun sequence window:
- the LOC133807383 gene encoding protein ETHYLENE INSENSITIVE 3-like: MDVNKIEKRMCRDRMLLKRLKEDYCREKMDVDKLEKRIWTDGMLLKRLKEDYSDEEMDVDKLEKRIWRDRILMSRLKEDYSNEEIDVDELERKMWRDKMLFRRLKEQSKGNQGVDYENQRQTQRQAWRKKMSRAQMMLDQGLYNCEYSQCLYHDYFGFPDRTSRNNHQMNCAYGSNLSQAFGLPSFQINNDKPATPQQMNQSSHFDVSDLDIPEDGMKKISDLLSFYDTLVQQRNKTLNPENIPVPTNMENHIQPQQKYQFQMDDIFFVPGVVGGNMSEHANISSQRVVFPSTEVQFDHCKVFDSPLDNNPNDNIADSRFDSPANMLPVKFPVDTLPKQDDSL; this comes from the coding sequence ATGGATGTCAACAAGATTGAGAAGAGGATGTGTAGGGATAGGATGCTATTGAAGCGGCTGAAAGAGGATTATTGCCGTGAAAAGATGGATGTCGACAAGCTTGAGAAGAGGATATGGACGGATGGGATGCTATTGAAGCGGTTGAAAGAGGATTATAGCGACGAAGAGATGGATGTTGACAAGCTTGAGAAGAGGATTTGGAGGGATAGGATTCTGATGAGTCGGCTGAAAGAGGACTATAGCAATGAAGAGATAGATGTGGACGAGCTTGAGAGGAAGATGTGGAGGGACAAGATGCTTTTTAGGCGGCTAAAAGAGCAAAGCAAGGGGAACCAAGGAGTTGACTATGAAAATCAACGTCAAACCCAGCGGCAAGCATGGAGGAAGAAGATGTCAAGGGCACAGATGATGCTGGATCAAGGATTATACAACTGTGAGTACTCTCAATGCTTATATCATGATTACTTTGGCTTTCCCGACAGGACTTCCAGAAATAATCACCAGATGAATTGTGCATACGGTTCCAATCTTTCCCAAGCTTTTGGGTTGCCAAGCTTTCAGATTAACAACGACAAACCAGCAACTCCTCAACAAATGAACCAGTCATCTCATTTCGATGTTAGTGACCTTGATATTCCAGAAGATGGCATGAAGAAAATCTCTGACCTTCTGTCTTTCTATGACACGCTTGTGCAGCAGAGGAACAAAACTTTGAATCCTGAAAACATTCCAGTTCCCACCAACATGGAGAACCACATTCAGCCACAGCAAAAATACCAATTTCAGATGGATGATATCTTCTTTGTTCCGGGTGTTGTGGGAGGCAACATGTCTGAGCATGCCAATATCTCATCGCAACGAGTGGTTTTCCCATCAACAGAGGTTCAATTTGATCATTGCAAGGTGTTTGATTCTCCATTAGACAATAATCCCAATGATAATATTGCAGACTCAAGATTTGATTCACCCGCTAACATGTTACCCGTCAAATTTCCTGTGGACACACTGCCAAAACAGGATGACTCCCTCTGA